One region of Chryseobacterium muglaense genomic DNA includes:
- a CDS encoding OmpA family protein has translation MAKGVKKIKVTQGKYYPKMSVPGQRVTIVAEQDVVFQVEEWLPNTSAEDKKKPVIWMRQTHDRKIILFQVPSTTGYKFYILKKFCGSYHYYIEASFSGQRDFKNNVGLYVKGWCEPKIISSKWSYQKGGGSIKNNKKVQHISYGHIVHLNLQTEGLNGNNLIIELWNQQYAKADKQICVYTDVQVIDGEVNLKIQNTYAWMAHVDNIQNLEEFYIKVKDQASGKYIKDNLGDDLHAIYLNVKNKIATTNTNVSQNQTPTKVYKPDVNSARIEPCKFEVIKFTETEVKDGAPNNTTVTVFDKGNGIKQITGKAQQKEIQRTIYYEIDSTIIDKGGEAILNNVLKFLLEHKDSIINLRGYACVIGKQNYNKGLSQRRADIVKKFFADGGLDPRRITSTGKGEVDPTDDKMGRDNVKYKNEKDYINNRRVDISFTFNEHDAQTVVYEVIAPSKPTVLDKIAVPVKKEITIDITGFETKACFRGNDKHKKESYIVDVGQAIDAGDTKKTFNTPSFNYQIYSDLSRFNIAPIQYIWPSSTTPNQYHLHVHSCRFFSNNKRTTVLINAYPDIKWELAVEFLVNVSNYKAANMPAGNIFAKHQEKSREAGYRRWRMNETGKIPISIGVGLSAEWNNGNSKRSFTNEFSDRIEAVAKLISKSITVLQDAINYAQSAAKQTAIPVGFDIRYPKFTVVGKWYLERLNNRNLLNTVGEIGFGFNPLIGAEVVIDIIGAAIALGSYATTGNPAAARLIGKFRAGLEKLGASVTFTATFYGELSIMVDALKIDAINGIDMQGKTTIGGKMGATILLAIEIGGKFNKNSKKYILDFKAAARLQGDSFFGGDFVINSDDKGLFIEPILKFSGVKITGEVEGEIGWWKSNFKIEEIVIDKSEHSLGKKYF, from the coding sequence ATGGCAAAAGGCGTAAAAAAAATAAAAGTTACACAAGGTAAATATTATCCTAAGATGTCTGTTCCTGGTCAAAGAGTTACAATCGTAGCAGAGCAGGATGTGGTTTTTCAGGTAGAAGAATGGCTGCCAAATACTTCTGCAGAGGATAAGAAAAAACCGGTAATTTGGATGAGGCAAACGCATGATAGAAAAATTATTCTCTTTCAGGTTCCTTCTACGACAGGTTATAAATTTTATATACTCAAAAAGTTTTGCGGTAGTTATCACTATTACATCGAAGCAAGTTTCTCCGGACAAAGAGATTTTAAAAATAATGTGGGTTTGTATGTAAAAGGTTGGTGCGAACCCAAAATTATCAGCAGTAAATGGTCTTATCAAAAGGGAGGCGGAAGTATTAAAAATAATAAAAAAGTACAACATATTTCTTATGGGCATATTGTACATCTCAATTTGCAGACAGAAGGTCTTAACGGAAATAATTTAATTATAGAGCTTTGGAATCAGCAATATGCGAAAGCAGATAAGCAAATTTGTGTTTATACTGATGTGCAGGTGATTGATGGTGAAGTAAATCTGAAAATACAGAATACTTACGCTTGGATGGCTCATGTAGATAATATTCAGAATCTTGAAGAATTTTATATTAAAGTTAAAGATCAGGCTTCAGGAAAGTATATAAAAGATAATCTTGGAGACGACCTTCATGCAATTTATCTTAATGTTAAAAATAAAATAGCCACAACCAATACAAACGTTAGTCAAAACCAAACTCCTACTAAAGTTTACAAACCAGATGTAAATTCTGCAAGAATAGAGCCTTGTAAATTTGAAGTTATTAAATTTACAGAAACCGAAGTTAAAGATGGGGCGCCAAACAATACAACCGTTACTGTTTTTGATAAAGGAAATGGCATAAAGCAAATTACGGGAAAAGCTCAGCAAAAGGAAATACAGAGAACTATTTATTATGAGATAGATTCTACAATTATCGATAAAGGCGGTGAAGCAATACTTAATAATGTTTTAAAATTTCTTTTAGAACATAAAGACTCTATTATAAATTTAAGGGGATATGCCTGCGTTATTGGAAAACAGAATTATAATAAAGGTTTATCTCAGAGAAGAGCAGATATTGTAAAAAAGTTTTTTGCAGATGGAGGGCTAGATCCGCGAAGAATTACGTCAACAGGTAAAGGCGAAGTAGATCCTACCGATGATAAAATGGGTAGAGATAATGTAAAATATAAAAATGAAAAAGATTATATCAATAACAGAAGAGTTGATATTTCATTTACTTTTAATGAGCATGATGCACAAACAGTAGTGTATGAAGTTATTGCACCAAGTAAACCAACTGTTTTAGACAAAATTGCAGTTCCCGTAAAAAAAGAAATTACAATAGATATTACTGGCTTTGAGACAAAAGCCTGCTTCAGAGGAAATGATAAACATAAAAAAGAATCTTACATTGTAGATGTAGGTCAGGCAATAGATGCAGGTGATACTAAAAAGACTTTTAATACTCCTTCTTTTAATTATCAAATTTATTCAGATTTATCGAGATTTAATATTGCTCCTATTCAATATATATGGCCTTCTTCTACAACGCCGAATCAATATCATTTGCATGTTCACAGTTGTCGGTTTTTTAGCAATAACAAGAGGACAACTGTTCTTATTAATGCTTATCCCGATATAAAATGGGAATTGGCAGTTGAGTTTTTGGTGAATGTCTCAAATTATAAGGCAGCTAATATGCCTGCTGGCAATATTTTTGCTAAACATCAGGAAAAATCTAGGGAAGCAGGTTACAGAAGATGGAGAATGAATGAAACAGGAAAAATCCCGATATCTATTGGTGTGGGGCTTTCTGCAGAATGGAATAATGGTAATTCTAAGAGAAGCTTTACTAATGAGTTTTCTGATAGAATAGAGGCTGTTGCGAAACTAATATCAAAATCGATAACTGTTTTACAGGATGCTATAAATTATGCACAAAGTGCAGCCAAACAGACGGCTATTCCTGTTGGATTTGATATTAGATATCCAAAATTTACTGTTGTAGGGAAGTGGTATTTAGAAAGATTAAATAATAGAAATTTATTAAATACAGTTGGTGAGATAGGTTTTGGATTCAACCCTTTGATTGGAGCCGAGGTTGTAATTGATATTATAGGTGCCGCTATTGCTTTAGGATCATATGCTACTACAGGTAATCCTGCTGCTGCAAGATTGATAGGTAAATTCAGAGCAGGATTAGAAAAACTTGGAGCATCAGTAACTTTTACTGCTACTTTCTATGGTGAATTAAGTATTATGGTAGATGCCTTAAAAATTGATGCTATTAATGGTATTGATATGCAGGGTAAAACCACCATAGGCGGAAAAATGGGAGCTACAATTTTACTTGCTATCGAGATTGGTGGAAAGTTTAATAAGAATTCAAAAAAATATATCTTAGATTTTAAAGCTGCCGCAAGACTACAAGGTGACTCTTTTTTTGGAGGGGATTTTGTTATTAACTCAGATGATAAAGGTCTCTTTATTGAGCCGATACTGAAATTCTCAGGAGTTAAAATTACTGGAGAAGTGGAAGGCGAGATCGGTTGGTGGAAAAGTAATTTCAAAATAGAAGAAATAGTAATTGATAAATCAGAACATTCATTAGGCAAAAAATATTTTTAA
- a CDS encoding DUF4280 domain-containing protein gives MAEKHIVVQGAMCKCQFGQAPDNLKVLSHQKEYANDKSATKKLIVTTKEIGTTTFEKNTFGSCTKMGSPPPPCKVMVTEWQNFYDKVQLSNGGYIILEDSKAICAIAGTPCIEIIDHGQRAEASQQNFKNADQDVQQQINPLIDSESMYNEQASAKGVQEGVI, from the coding sequence ATGGCAGAAAAACACATTGTAGTACAGGGAGCTATGTGCAAATGCCAATTCGGGCAGGCTCCGGATAATCTTAAAGTGCTAAGTCACCAAAAAGAATATGCAAACGATAAAAGTGCAACCAAAAAACTGATTGTCACAACTAAAGAAATCGGCACTACAACATTTGAGAAAAACACTTTCGGAAGTTGTACAAAAATGGGAAGTCCGCCTCCGCCATGTAAAGTTATGGTGACTGAATGGCAGAATTTTTACGATAAAGTTCAACTTAGCAATGGAGGTTATATAATTCTTGAAGACAGCAAAGCAATATGCGCAATTGCAGGAACTCCATGTATAGAAATTATAGATCACGGACAAAGAGCAGAGGCAAGTCAGCAGAATTTTAAAAATGCAGACCAGGATGTGCAGCAGCAGATAAATCCGTTGATTGACTCAGAATCGATGTATAATGAGCAAGCTTCTGCAAAAGGGGTACAAGAAGGCGTAATTTAA
- a CDS encoding DUF2931 family protein: MEEKFEWLPTESAPELYPMNIYKGNLYFEDGKSVYIPSSLIAHNGWGNSGSTHTQGEDLKPVPVKLEITWASFTENKFYTGSWDLPKEKMLKLFQEGVVWYGTRKKETYRQILVGCAPGGVVVVWMRGAEQQVEIARFQARETKIAMSDYVPENPSITQKEYFDISKEVPEALENIKKKGGIQYGLWDSYRKKYTWRTRIEIPNYTFDNTSYEMFNGEMEELFDESLKKNEFKERAVPKLLDFIIADAQGKRTVWEFKYLDEEEIMGLFKQANPNIPIEIVLRMNKDFTNRSLIFKQGEKEIPIKKIDLDNMWEY, encoded by the coding sequence ATGGAAGAAAAATTTGAGTGGTTGCCAACTGAAAGTGCACCCGAACTTTATCCTATGAATATTTACAAAGGAAATTTGTATTTTGAGGATGGTAAAAGTGTTTATATACCATCATCTCTTATTGCTCATAATGGGTGGGGTAATTCCGGCTCAACACACACACAAGGAGAAGATTTAAAACCAGTACCTGTAAAATTAGAAATTACCTGGGCTTCGTTTACAGAAAATAAATTCTATACAGGAAGTTGGGATTTGCCTAAGGAAAAAATGTTGAAGCTGTTTCAAGAAGGAGTAGTATGGTATGGTACTCGAAAAAAAGAAACCTACAGACAGATTTTGGTTGGCTGTGCTCCCGGAGGCGTGGTAGTTGTGTGGATGCGTGGAGCGGAACAGCAAGTTGAAATTGCTCGTTTTCAAGCAAGAGAAACTAAAATAGCAATGAGTGATTATGTTCCCGAAAATCCGTCAATTACTCAAAAAGAATATTTTGATATAAGTAAAGAAGTACCAGAGGCATTAGAAAATATTAAGAAAAAAGGAGGAATTCAGTATGGTCTTTGGGACAGTTATCGTAAAAAGTATACTTGGCGTACTCGTATAGAAATTCCTAACTATACTTTTGATAATACGAGTTATGAAATGTTTAATGGTGAGATGGAAGAGTTATTTGACGAGTCACTTAAAAAAAATGAATTTAAAGAAAGAGCTGTACCAAAATTATTAGATTTTATAATTGCTGATGCTCAAGGGAAAAGAACGGTTTGGGAATTCAAATATTTAGATGAGGAAGAAATAATGGGTTTATTTAAGCAAGCAAATCCCAATATACCTATAGAAATAGTTTTACGCATGAACAAAGATTTTACCAACCGCAGTTTAATCTTTAAACAAGGAGAGAAAGAAATTCCAATCAAAAAAATAGACTTAGATAATATGTGGGAATATTAA